One genomic region from Jiangella sp. DSM 45060 encodes:
- a CDS encoding MarR family winged helix-turn-helix transcriptional regulator — translation MTTTQGIEDDLGWRLGVLFRAYVQSADAATAGIPGDHRGRQVLAVAVREEPRTQSALAQRLGIDKTVLTYLLDALTEAGLVERQPDPADRRSRRVVATERGREYLAEADRRVRLTEEHVLAGLDDADRTALRELLGRLAARLHAADPVADPCRMMQEIGDRG, via the coding sequence GTGACCACGACCCAGGGCATCGAGGACGACCTCGGCTGGCGGCTCGGCGTGCTGTTCCGCGCCTACGTCCAGTCCGCCGACGCCGCCACGGCCGGCATCCCGGGCGACCACCGCGGGCGCCAGGTGCTCGCCGTCGCCGTCCGCGAGGAGCCGCGCACGCAGTCCGCGCTGGCGCAGCGGCTCGGCATCGACAAGACGGTGCTCACCTACCTGCTCGACGCGCTGACCGAGGCGGGCCTGGTGGAGCGGCAGCCCGACCCGGCCGACCGCCGCAGCCGCCGCGTCGTCGCCACCGAGCGCGGCCGCGAATACCTGGCCGAGGCCGACCGCCGGGTCCGGCTCACCGAGGAGCACGTCCTCGCCGGCCTCGACGACGCCGACCGGACGGCGCTGCGCGAGCTGCTCGGCCGGCTGGCGGCCCGGCTGCACGCCGCCGACCCCGTCGCCGACCCGTGCCGGATGATGCAGGAGATCGGTGACCGCGGCTAG
- a CDS encoding DUF1772 domain-containing protein, which yields MPDSVFFALTLASAVSAGLMAGVYFAWSSMVMPGLRRLSPGDAIRAMQKMDVALMNAWFLTAFVGSAVLSAVSVVYSFVRWGEEEAIYLLIAGLLLIFGSIVITGSYHIPRNKALHLVDPDGPEAKRRWETYDAEWTSWNHVRAVASFAAAILFAAGLAAVE from the coding sequence ATGCCCGACAGCGTGTTCTTCGCTCTGACGCTCGCCTCGGCGGTCTCCGCCGGGCTGATGGCCGGCGTCTACTTCGCCTGGTCGAGCATGGTGATGCCGGGCCTGCGCCGGCTGTCGCCGGGAGACGCGATCCGGGCGATGCAGAAGATGGACGTGGCGCTGATGAACGCGTGGTTCCTCACCGCGTTCGTCGGCTCGGCGGTGCTGTCGGCCGTCTCGGTGGTCTACTCGTTCGTGCGCTGGGGCGAGGAGGAGGCCATCTACCTGCTCATCGCCGGCCTGCTGCTGATCTTCGGCTCCATCGTGATCACCGGCTCCTACCACATCCCGCGCAACAAGGCGCTGCACCTCGTCGACCCCGACGGGCCGGAAGCGAAGCGGCGCTGGGAGACCTACGACGCCGAGTGGACGTCGTGGAACCACGTCCGCGCGGTGGCCAGCTTCGCCGCGGCCATCCTGTTCGCCGCCGGCCTGGCGGCCGTCGAGTAG
- a CDS encoding putative quinol monooxygenase translates to MTYAYQGTMRTRPGRRDEVVAILLSGTDGLRAAGCHLYAVGVSETDPDLVVVSELWSSKRHHDASLELPETKAAIAAAMPMLTGEFTGAEARVEGGLGVDVLTGAAARP, encoded by the coding sequence GTGACCTACGCATACCAAGGCACCATGCGCACCCGGCCCGGCCGCCGCGACGAGGTCGTCGCGATCCTGCTCAGCGGGACCGACGGGCTGCGCGCGGCCGGCTGCCACCTCTACGCCGTCGGCGTCAGCGAGACCGACCCGGACCTCGTCGTCGTCAGCGAGCTGTGGTCGTCGAAGCGGCACCACGACGCGTCGCTGGAGCTGCCGGAGACGAAGGCCGCCATCGCCGCCGCCATGCCGATGCTGACCGGCGAGTTCACCGGCGCCGAGGCGCGGGTCGAGGGCGGCCTCGGCGTCGACGTGCTCACGGGTGCAGCCGCGCGCCCTTGA